Proteins encoded by one window of Macadamia integrifolia cultivar HAES 741 unplaced genomic scaffold, SCU_Mint_v3 scaffold94, whole genome shotgun sequence:
- the LOC122070510 gene encoding probable sulfate transporter 3.5 isoform X2 — protein MNGFGEKVNFSTPRSFLTVFKSDLKETLFPDDPFRQIKNELEPLGRTKKVFEYFIPVFQWLPKYKFHLFRYDLLAGITIASLAIPQGISYAKLANIPPIIGLYSSFVPPLVYAIFGSSKDLAVGTVAAASLLLASTLGDKVSATEDPALYLRLIYTSAFFTGIFQLALGVSRLGILIDFLSHSTIIGFMGGTATIISLQQLKGVFDLTHFTSKTDIISVMKSVFSQRKEWRWESAVVGICFLSFLLFTKYLVRNRPKLFWVSAIAPMATIVVGCVFAYLVHGEKHGIQTVGHLNKGLNPSSLKQLNFNSEYLPTTIKAGIITGILALAEGIAIGRSFAVMKNYKIDGNKEMIAFGIMNLVGSLTSCYLTTGSKTQMSNVVMSLCMMLTLLFLAPLFRYTPLVALSAIIMSAMFGLIKYDEAYRLFKVDKFDFCICMAAFLGVSFISMDIGLMLSIGLSIVRALLYVARPGTAKLGNIPSSTMFRDIEQYPSATEVPGILILQLGSPIYFANSAYIREKITRWIEDDLDVKSSKGHDLEHLILDFGGVTSIDMTGIEMLFEVQRDIAKRGIKVVLVNPRVAVLEKLMVSNFIETIGKESVSLSIEEAIEASRFMLNESKNPSTSNIIVTNDNDP, from the exons ATGAATGGCTTTGGTGAGAAGGTGAACTTCTCAACCCCAAGAAGCTTTCTCACCGTATTCAAATCTGATCTAAAAGAGACTCTCTTCCCAGACGATCCATTCCGGCAAATCAAGAACGAACTAGAACCGCTAGGTCGGACAAAGAAGGTGTTCGAATACTTCATCCCTGTCTTCCAATGGCTTCCCAAGTACAAATTTCACCTCTTCCGTTACGACCTCCTCGCCGGAATCACCATTGCCAGTCTTGCCATCCCTCAAGGCATTAGCTACGCTAAGCTCGCTAACATTCCTCCTATCATCGGCCTCT atTCGAGCTTCGTGCCTCCTCTGGTTTACGCCATTTTCGGTAGTTCAAAGGATCTGGCGGTGGGGACAGTTGCGGCGGCTTCATTGCTACTGGCTTCAACTCTTGGAGATAAAGTATCCGCCACCGAAGATCCTGCTTTGTATCTTCGATTGATTTATACCTCAGCTTTCTTCACCGGAATTTTTCAGTTGGCTTTAGGGGTTTCCAG GTTGGGAATTCTGATCGATTTCTTGTCTCATTCAACAATAATTGGATTTATGGGAGGAACTGCAACGATTATTAGTCTGCAACAACTCAAGGGCGTATTTGATTTGACGCATTTCACGTCCAAAACTGATATAATCTCTGTTATGAAGTCAGTCTTCAGCCAGAGGAAGGAG TGGAGATGGGAGAGTGCAGTTGTTGGGATATGCTTTCTTTCATTCCTCCTTTTCACCAAGTACCTG GTGAGGAACAGGCCAAAGCTATTTTGGGTATCGGCAATTGCTCCAATGGCAACCATAGTTGTGGGCTGTGTTTTTGCTTACTTAGTTCATGGGGAGAAGCATGGCATCCAAACT GTGGGTCACTTGAATAAAGGATTAAATCCTTCATCTCTTAAACAACTAAACTTTAATTCTGAGTATCTTCCTACAACTATAAAAGCTGGGATTATCACAGGCATCTTGGCTTTAGCT GAAGGTATTGCCATAGGAAGGAGTTTTGCTGTAATGAAAAACTACAAAATAGATGGGAATAAAGAGATGATagcttttgggataatgaaCCTTGTTGGTTCCCTTACTTCATGCTATTTGACCACAG GATCTAAGACACAAATGTCAAACGTAGTGATGTCTCTATGTATGATGCTTACTCTATTATTCTTGGCTCCTCTCTTCCGCTACACCCCTCTTGTAGCTCTCTCTGCAATTATCATGTCTGCAATGTTTGGGCTCATCAAGTACGATGAAGCTTATCGCCTTTTCAAGGTCGACAAGTTTGACTTCTGCATTTGTATGGCTGCCTTTTTGGGTGTCAGCTTCATTAGCATGGACATTGGCCTCATGTTATCA ATAGGATTGTCAATAGTTAGAGCGCTTCTGTATGTAGCCAGGCCTGGTACTGCCAAGCTTGGGAACATTCCTAGTTCAACCATGTTTCGTGATATAGAGCAATACCCTAGTGCAACTGAGGTCCCTGGCATTCTTATTCTACAGCTGGGATCTCCTATTTACTTTGCTAATTCTGCTTACATTAGAGAAAA GATCACAAGGTGGATTGAAGATGATCTGGACGTAAAAAGCTCGAAAGGACATGATCTTGAGCATCTTATACTAGATTTTGGAG GAGTTACATCTATTGACATGACTGGCATTGAAATGTTATTTGAAGTACAAAGGGACATTGCAAAGAGAGGAATTAAG gTGGTACTAGTAAACCCTAGGGTAGCAGTGTTGGAGAAGTTGATGGTATCAAATTTTATTGAGACCATTGGAAAGGAATCTGTGTCCTTATCAATTGAGGAGGCAATTGAGGCATCCCGTTTCATGCTTAATGAATCAAAGAATCCCTCAACTAGCAACATTATTGTAACTAATGATAATGACCCATAG
- the LOC122070510 gene encoding probable sulfate transporter 3.5 isoform X1 has translation MNGFGEKVNFSTPRSFLTVFKSDLKETLFPDDPFRQIKNELEPLGRTKKVFEYFIPVFQWLPKYKFHLFRYDLLAGITIASLAIPQGISYAKLANIPPIIGLYSSFVPPLVYAIFGSSKDLAVGTVAAASLLLASTLGDKVSATEDPALYLRLIYTSAFFTGIFQLALGVSRLGILIDFLSHSTIIGFMGGTATIISLQQLKGVFDLTHFTSKTDIISVMKSVFSQRKEWRWESAVVGICFLSFLLFTKYLVRNRPKLFWVSAIAPMATIVVGCVFAYLVHGEKHGIQTVGHLNKGLNPSSLKQLNFNSEYLPTTIKAGIITGILALAEGIAIGRSFAVMKNYKIDGNKEMIAFGIMNLVGSLTSCYLTTGPFSKSAVNYNAGSKTQMSNVVMSLCMMLTLLFLAPLFRYTPLVALSAIIMSAMFGLIKYDEAYRLFKVDKFDFCICMAAFLGVSFISMDIGLMLSIGLSIVRALLYVARPGTAKLGNIPSSTMFRDIEQYPSATEVPGILILQLGSPIYFANSAYIREKITRWIEDDLDVKSSKGHDLEHLILDFGGVTSIDMTGIEMLFEVQRDIAKRGIKVVLVNPRVAVLEKLMVSNFIETIGKESVSLSIEEAIEASRFMLNESKNPSTSNIIVTNDNDP, from the exons ATGAATGGCTTTGGTGAGAAGGTGAACTTCTCAACCCCAAGAAGCTTTCTCACCGTATTCAAATCTGATCTAAAAGAGACTCTCTTCCCAGACGATCCATTCCGGCAAATCAAGAACGAACTAGAACCGCTAGGTCGGACAAAGAAGGTGTTCGAATACTTCATCCCTGTCTTCCAATGGCTTCCCAAGTACAAATTTCACCTCTTCCGTTACGACCTCCTCGCCGGAATCACCATTGCCAGTCTTGCCATCCCTCAAGGCATTAGCTACGCTAAGCTCGCTAACATTCCTCCTATCATCGGCCTCT atTCGAGCTTCGTGCCTCCTCTGGTTTACGCCATTTTCGGTAGTTCAAAGGATCTGGCGGTGGGGACAGTTGCGGCGGCTTCATTGCTACTGGCTTCAACTCTTGGAGATAAAGTATCCGCCACCGAAGATCCTGCTTTGTATCTTCGATTGATTTATACCTCAGCTTTCTTCACCGGAATTTTTCAGTTGGCTTTAGGGGTTTCCAG GTTGGGAATTCTGATCGATTTCTTGTCTCATTCAACAATAATTGGATTTATGGGAGGAACTGCAACGATTATTAGTCTGCAACAACTCAAGGGCGTATTTGATTTGACGCATTTCACGTCCAAAACTGATATAATCTCTGTTATGAAGTCAGTCTTCAGCCAGAGGAAGGAG TGGAGATGGGAGAGTGCAGTTGTTGGGATATGCTTTCTTTCATTCCTCCTTTTCACCAAGTACCTG GTGAGGAACAGGCCAAAGCTATTTTGGGTATCGGCAATTGCTCCAATGGCAACCATAGTTGTGGGCTGTGTTTTTGCTTACTTAGTTCATGGGGAGAAGCATGGCATCCAAACT GTGGGTCACTTGAATAAAGGATTAAATCCTTCATCTCTTAAACAACTAAACTTTAATTCTGAGTATCTTCCTACAACTATAAAAGCTGGGATTATCACAGGCATCTTGGCTTTAGCT GAAGGTATTGCCATAGGAAGGAGTTTTGCTGTAATGAAAAACTACAAAATAGATGGGAATAAAGAGATGATagcttttgggataatgaaCCTTGTTGGTTCCCTTACTTCATGCTATTTGACCACAG GTCCATTTTCAAAATCTGCGGTTAATTACAATGCAGGATCTAAGACACAAATGTCAAACGTAGTGATGTCTCTATGTATGATGCTTACTCTATTATTCTTGGCTCCTCTCTTCCGCTACACCCCTCTTGTAGCTCTCTCTGCAATTATCATGTCTGCAATGTTTGGGCTCATCAAGTACGATGAAGCTTATCGCCTTTTCAAGGTCGACAAGTTTGACTTCTGCATTTGTATGGCTGCCTTTTTGGGTGTCAGCTTCATTAGCATGGACATTGGCCTCATGTTATCA ATAGGATTGTCAATAGTTAGAGCGCTTCTGTATGTAGCCAGGCCTGGTACTGCCAAGCTTGGGAACATTCCTAGTTCAACCATGTTTCGTGATATAGAGCAATACCCTAGTGCAACTGAGGTCCCTGGCATTCTTATTCTACAGCTGGGATCTCCTATTTACTTTGCTAATTCTGCTTACATTAGAGAAAA GATCACAAGGTGGATTGAAGATGATCTGGACGTAAAAAGCTCGAAAGGACATGATCTTGAGCATCTTATACTAGATTTTGGAG GAGTTACATCTATTGACATGACTGGCATTGAAATGTTATTTGAAGTACAAAGGGACATTGCAAAGAGAGGAATTAAG gTGGTACTAGTAAACCCTAGGGTAGCAGTGTTGGAGAAGTTGATGGTATCAAATTTTATTGAGACCATTGGAAAGGAATCTGTGTCCTTATCAATTGAGGAGGCAATTGAGGCATCCCGTTTCATGCTTAATGAATCAAAGAATCCCTCAACTAGCAACATTATTGTAACTAATGATAATGACCCATAG